The Scatophagus argus isolate fScaArg1 chromosome 4, fScaArg1.pri, whole genome shotgun sequence DNA window TGTCGCTGCCTATCCCAAGCCTGCAGGATTTTCTTCCGCAGCCACTGACATCTTGCAGTGACTATGGAAATATGCCCCAAgactctctcctccctctgtaaACAACAAGGAGTCAAACAGATGGGAAAATCACCTTAGTTGGATGAGGTAAAAGTCATCTTGTAATTTTAATTAGCAGCATCATGGCTCAGCTTCTCAGAATCACATACCAACTATGAAAACTCACCTCGCCCAGAATAAACTCCACATCACAAAACTGACGGTTCTCCCACAGTTTGCCATAGTCTTCATGGAGCGTACACTTTGGATAGCAGGAGAACTGCAagatgaatatatttttaatcaaaaatgatttttaattacACAAGAATAAGTACACAAGAATTAAAACTACTCTCttaacaaattttattttcaagtatACAATATCCATAGTGTTTATCCTAGAAAAAGCATTTGacatcttttaaatcacttctcaatACATAACTCTTCAAAGAAATCCTTTTATTGTTTCTTACACTCAGGCTTATTGGCAGCATGTCttatctgttttattattagtatttttctttattgttgttcatttctgccacaatgtttgttttgaccACAAATGATTTCAAATATTAAGTGCTTGTATATTTCAACAATTAATGTGTTTGGCGCCAACCTGGAATCTGTACATCTCTCCACTGCGCACATTGTTGTCCACGGTCCCTCCAAAGATGTACATAGCATCTTggatcacagcagcagcatggaaGAGTCTCCCACTGGGCATCTGagcaggaagagatggaggaaattCAGCTTTTGAATTTAAAGTGTAAGGAGATTGTTGAAAAGCACTGATTCaaagatgtgttttgttgtatATCCAGAATGGCACCAAAGGAACATCTATACTATTGTTACAGCACTGTTTCTTTTACCAAGTACTTATGTTCCAGCCAGAGTCACACGATTATCAGTCCTTGTGGATaagttttcacattaaaatccaTAATGCCCATTACAGTGATTACTGAAGCGGAAATAAAGATGAACTTTTTAGACAGTTTTTACAGACATATTCAGGAATATGAAGTGAAGACCAAATTCTTGTTTAATAATtccagaaacaaacacatttccactTCCATTGCGTACTGACGCAGCCCTTTGTAAATCCTTTAGGCTCATACCTCACTATCTAGGCTGGGGTGGATCACCTCCCAGGTCTGAGAATCCACATCATAGCAGTGCAGTTCATTAGGCAGTGTGTTGTCAGCTGCACCTCCAAACACATACAGGTGTCGATCAAAGGCAACCATAGTGTGGCCATAACGTCTCTGGGGAGGCGGAGGGGAGCCCCGGAGTAAGTGTTCAGTTGGGATGCGTGTCCACCTGAGAAGGTGGAGTAACAATTAGTCCCATGTATATTGACAAATACAGGATGAGTGACTGAGGGGAGCCATGGGCACAAGCACAGGGTGTACTCACATGTGACCTTTGAACTCAAACTGGAACAGGTTGTTGGTGATCTTGGCTCCACTCTgaccagaaaacacaaacattttgtccCTGCATACAGCTACAGGGAAGTTGCAGCAAGATGGAGGGATCTCACCACTCTGATCGATCTGATGGACACAAAGCCCGAGATGGAGACATTAACACATACAATACAATGATGTTGTGTGTTCTATACTCAGTGTTCCTCTGGTTACAGTATGATGAAATTTATTATACTGGCCTCCTCCCAACATGCATGTTCTCGATCTTGCAGACTGATGGTCCACATGTCATTCAGTCTGCATATGGGGAAAAATATCTATCAGTATTATATGcaaaaaacaatgtgttaatTGTGACAAAAGCAAgtaaaaaagtcaaacataCCTGGCATTTCCATCATAGCCAGCAAATATCCACAATTTGTCATTATAGACTGTGGCCCCATGTGCAGACCTAGCCACTGGCAAGctgaaacagagacaacagCCAGTAGCTGAATTCTGATATCCTCTGTTATGTTTCCAGGTGTCAGAAGACACTATTTAGTGCTCCTGGTTATGTGCCTTTAATGAAACTCTctcaaaaacaataatgaaaaaaaataaagccagtATTTAAAGTACAAGctgtcttttttaaattaatacttaaaaaacaacacagccaaAACAACCACAAATCCATATTTGCTTAGGGAAAAGCTTAAATAATTAGCCACAGACTGGCTTTGAAGAAATATCAGTTTAAAAATCTAACCAAGAAACACAACTTAAACACCTTAGGAAATACATTACCTCCCCTCCACTTTCCATTCAGTCCACTGCCCTGTTGCAAACTTGTACTCAAAaaggtcatttttgtttttcaggtttgAGTTTGAGTAGATGTCACCAGTGTAGCCccctgaaaaataataattcagcGTTAACTGATCAGTGTCGCCTGGGTTTAAAATGGGCAGGATGAATGACATTTGATTGGGAAATACGAAAGCTTGAAAAAGGttaccaaaaacaaacatgctgctTCCATAAACAACTGCCGAATGGTGATATCTGGGAGCAGGTGGGGTTCCAGTGGTGAAGGCTCTGCAGTGAATATCATGATAAACAGCAAATAAATCATGACACACAGTTTCTGCATCTTTGCTTGTTTATGATGCCTCGCTGTAATCTTACCGACACCATGAGCAGTCCTTCACATCAAAGCGCAGCAAGTCATTCAGCATGTTCTTCCTATGCAGTGACAATAAACATACAGGCATATCATGAAGTGGACAAGAAGTGTAAAGGAAAAATTCCAGTGACTATCCAATGCTACTCACCCATTGTCTCCCCCAAACACATAAATGGCATCCCTGTATGCCACAACGGTGTGTTTACTGCGCCTGTTCGGGAAGAATAAAAGACAGTAAACATGCAGTCTGAGTCAGCGAAGTCAGATGAAGTTGCACATAATCATCATCTTTCAATATGTTACCTTGCACCGACGAACTCATCACACGGAGGGAGTCTTCTCCAGCGATGAACAGTCTCAAATGGGCCAAAGTTGAGCGTCAAATATTCCACACTGTCGGAACAACTGTGGTCGAAATCAACACTCGGGGCCACTTTAGTTGATTTACAGGACATTGTTGCTAAGTCATCCGGGTGAATCGTTTCTCAGGGCCACTCATCTGCAGGGACGTCCACGGTTTGCGCCATCATTAATTTCAGTCCTCAAGAAAGAGAGCCAATGTTTCCGACACTGATATCACCTGTGTAGATAGCGTTAAAGCTTAACTTCACTTTATTTACGTTAGAGGATTAGGGCTAACAGTTAGCTACCAGCGATGCTAAAAACACTAGCCGCATAGCTAACGTTAATCTTGGCTAGCCAgctagtgttttttttctttagttaatTAATTGCATTTACAACACAAGATAGGGACAgctgaacaaaactgaacacaGGAATCAATCAATCAAGGACGGAGATTAGCAACCGAATATAATTATTGCTAGCTAGCTTTTTCCGGTGCAGagctacaaaacaaacaacagctacACTTACGGCGAATGAAAAGTTAACGACAGCTATAAACGTTGCTCCAAAATATCTGCTTTACGGTGTAGTACTTAAACTAATATGTATGCTAAGTGAACGAGTTCCGGGCAAAGCATTAGCCACAAAACTAGCGTTAaaatagcaaaagaaaaagaaatgctgtcATTAAAGAGCAGAATGGCCGACCACGCCCCCGAGCGCGAGACTGGTGAGTACTTCACTTCCTGtaatacagaaacacaaggtTTTAACCCTCCCAGTTCAGGGTGGCAAAGTTCCGTTACCCGATTAAGGGTCGTGGCTTTCTCATTTTCCAATAGCCCATCAAACAAACATGAgctattttaaatgttaaatgtgaatcactaataataataatcaagtctgcaaatgtaaatttttaGGTCTAAGTCTGGATTTTGGTCCAGCGCTCTGCAGCAAGTAGTCGGAGGGAATTTTGCACAACATAGCAACACAAATATCTTATATCTGGTTTATAACTGCTCTGTAAAGAAATAGTTGATTGAATGATTTAGTGGTATTTCTTTCAGAATACTTAACTTTAATTTTGTGTAGATAtgttatatatatgtatgtgtgtgtgtgttttattacaaaGTTTTGCTGAATGTCCTGCATCTGGAATGtgtattttatcttttgatCAGATTTTCATTCAGAGACAACTTTTAGGGATACCATTTGTGTGTACATACAACACTGAAATCGGTGATAATATACTAGTCTTTTATGTTTCTCAATAAACTGTCCTACCTGTGTGAAAGTGTACACACAGGttcaaactgaaacaataaataatatgacACAAGAACTACATCTTTGTACCTGAAGAGTGTTTAATTGTTGTGATTATAAAGTTTTTATAAGAAATACTCACCCTCCttggacttttatttttctgttatacttgtgttttgttttatttttacaaccaGCGGGGACCTTCTGACCCGACTGCGAGCACGGGTTTATACTTAGGCAAGAATGGCTACATATATTTTAATCAAAGATGGATATCTTATACATCCATATATTAGAAACCAAGAACAACCTTCATTACAGACAGTAATAAGAATTAAAGTCACAGAGTTGAAGCTGTCAGTTTTATGactgagacaaaacatttaatacATGCAATATTAcatgtaattttcattttattttgtggatAAAAAGATACATTGCCATGAGAAATGGGGAGGTATATGGAGGACAAAATCAGTAAATTACAAATGAATCAATCAATGACTGACACCATGACATATCAAATACACAATAAACAGAATACTAAAAGCATAGAAATACAGTATGGGTAAAAACGTGGATAAAACGTAACATAAGTGAATGGTGACAAATTAAGCAATAAATGAGGGATATagtgcagaaacagaaaatgtgta harbors:
- the lztr1 gene encoding leucine-zipper-like transcriptional regulator 1 isoform X1, translated to MSCKSTKVAPSVDFDHSCSDSVEYLTLNFGPFETVHRWRRLPPCDEFVGARRSKHTVVAYRDAIYVFGGDNGKNMLNDLLRFDVKDCSWCRAFTTGTPPAPRYHHSAVVYGSSMFVFGGYTGDIYSNSNLKNKNDLFEYKFATGQWTEWKVEGSLPVARSAHGATVYNDKLWIFAGYDGNARLNDMWTISLQDREHACWEEIDQSGEIPPSCCNFPVAVCRDKMFVFSGQSGAKITNNLFQFEFKGHMWTRIPTEHLLRGSPPPPQRRYGHTMVAFDRHLYVFGGAADNTLPNELHCYDVDSQTWEVIHPSLDSEMPSGRLFHAAAVIQDAMYIFGGTVDNNVRSGEMYRFQFSCYPKCTLHEDYGKLWENRQFCDVEFILGEREERVLGHISIVTARCQWLRKKILQAWDRQRQKTKHESSEESDEGAAGGSRDIPAGNRPSGTQPLLEVTIREAEAQPFEVLMQFLYTDKIQYPRRGHVQDVLLIMDVYKLALSFKLSRLEQLCVQYIEASVDLQNVLSVCENANKLQLDQLKEHCLNFVVKESHFNQVIMTKEFEHLSTPLIVEIVRRKQQPPPRLYSDQPVDIGTSLVQDMKAYLEGGGLEFCDIILLLDGHPRPAHKAILAARSSYFEAMFRSFMPEDGQVNISIGEMVPSKQAFESMLRYIYYGDVNMPPEDSLYLFAAPYYYGFSNNRLQAYCKQNLEMNVTVENVLQILEAADKTQALDMKKHCLHIIVHQFIKVSKLPNLRSLSQLLLLDIIESLATHISDKQCAEMGSDI
- the lztr1 gene encoding leucine-zipper-like transcriptional regulator 1 isoform X2, which codes for MSCKSTKVAPSVDFDHSCSDSVEYLTLNFGPFETVHRWRRLPPCDEFVGARRSKHTVVAYRDAIYVFGGDNGKNMLNDLLRFDVKDCSWCRAFTTGTPPAPRYHHSAVVYGSSMFVFGGYTGDIYSNSNLKNKNDLFEYKFATGQWTEWKVEGSLPVARSAHGATVYNDKLWIFAGYDGNARLNDMWTISLQDREHACWEEIDQSGEIPPSCCNFPVAVCRDKMFVFSGQSGAKITNNLFQFEFKGHMWTRIPTEHLLRGSPPPPQRRYGHTMVAFDRHLYVFGGAADNTLPNELHCYDVDSQTWEVIHPSLDSEMPSGRLFHAAAVIQDAMYIFGGTVDNNVRSGEMYRFQFSCYPKCTLHEDYGKLWENRQFCDVEFILGEREERVLGHISIVTARCQWLRKKILQAWDRQRQTKHESSEESDEGAAGGSRDIPAGNRPSGTQPLLEVTIREAEAQPFEVLMQFLYTDKIQYPRRGHVQDVLLIMDVYKLALSFKLSRLEQLCVQYIEASVDLQNVLSVCENANKLQLDQLKEHCLNFVVKESHFNQVIMTKEFEHLSTPLIVEIVRRKQQPPPRLYSDQPVDIGTSLVQDMKAYLEGGGLEFCDIILLLDGHPRPAHKAILAARSSYFEAMFRSFMPEDGQVNISIGEMVPSKQAFESMLRYIYYGDVNMPPEDSLYLFAAPYYYGFSNNRLQAYCKQNLEMNVTVENVLQILEAADKTQALDMKKHCLHIIVHQFIKVSKLPNLRSLSQLLLLDIIESLATHISDKQCAEMGSDI